Proteins from a genomic interval of Betta splendens chromosome 10, fBetSpl5.4, whole genome shotgun sequence:
- the rmnd5b gene encoding E3 ubiquitin-protein transferase RMND5B isoform X2, producing MELQRLVGTMEQCACVERELEKVLHRFVTYGHQSEERLDELLRSVCEIRGQLLAFGVQDADISVLSQTMAQCCKNIKETVQMLASRHKDIHGSVSKVGKAIDRNFDAEISAVVAETVWDTPERQKYLSESIVEHLYRQGMLSVAEDLCQESGVVIDMSMKQPFLELNRILEALRMQDLRPALEWAVTNRQRLLDLNSSLEFKLHRLYFISLLSGGITNQMEALQYARHFQPFASQHQRDIQILMGSLVYLRHGIENSPYRSLLETNQWAEICNIFTRDACALLGLSVESPLSVSFASGCMALPVLMNIKQVIEQRQCSGVWTHKDELPIEIDLGKKCWYHSVFACPILRQQTSESNPPMKLICGHVISRDALNKLTNAGKLKCPYCPMEQNPSHAKQIYF from the exons ATGGAGCTGCAAAGACTTG TTGGAACTATGGagcagtgtgcatgtgtggagcGGGAGTTGGAGAAAGTGCTCCACCGCTTCGTAACGTATGGTCACCAGTCTGAGGAGCGGTTAGATGAGCTGCTGCGCAGTGTTTGTGAGATACGAGGACAGCTTCTTGCTTTTG GAGTACAAGATGCAGACATATCAGTCTTATCTCAGACAATGGCCCAGTGTTGTAAAAACATCAAAGAAACAGTGCAGATGCTAGCATCCCGACATAAGGACATCCACGGCAGTGTGTCAAAAGTGGGCAAAGCAATTGACAGA AATTTTGATGCAGAGATCAGTGCAGTTGTGGCAGAGACTGTGTGGGACACACCTGAAAGACAGAAATACCTGAGTGAGAGTATTGTGGAGCATCTGTATAGACAAGGGATGCTAAGTGTAGCAGAGGATCTTTGCCAG GAGTCTGGTGTTGTCATAGACATGAGTATGAAACAGCCTTTTTTGGAGCTGAACCGGATCCTTGAAGCATTGCGGATGCAGGACCTCAGGCCAGCATTAGA GTGGGCTGTGACAAATCGACAGCGCCTTCTGGACTTAAACAGCAGTTTGGAATTTAAGCTACACCGCTTGTACTTTATCAGTCTGCTCAGCGGAGGCATCACTAATCAAATGGAGGCTCTACAGTATGCCAGACATTTCCAGCCTTTTGCCTCTCAGCACCAGAGAG ATATTCAAATCCTGATGGGTAGTCTGGTGTACCTAAGACATGGCATTGAGAACTCTCCATACCGAAGTCTTCTTGAAACAAATCAGTGGGCTGAGATCTGTAACATCTTCACCAGAGATGCCTGCGCTTTACTGGGCCTCTCTGTGGAGTCTCCTCTTAGTGTTAG TTTTGCATCAGGCTGTATGGCTTTGCCCGTGCTGATGAACATAAAGCAGGTGATAGAACAAAGACAGTGTAGTGGGGTCTGGACACACAAGGACGAACTGCCC ATTGAAATTGACCTTGGGAAGAAGTGCTGGTACCACTCTGTGTTCGCCTGTCCTATTCTTCGGCAACAAACCTCAGAGAGCAACCCCCCAATGAAGCTCATCTGTGGCCATGTCATCTCCAGAGATGCCCTCAATAAACTGACCAATGCTGGGAA GTTAAAATGCCCTTACTGCCCCATGGAGCAGAATCCATCACATGCCAAGCAGATATACTTTTGA
- the rmnd5b gene encoding E3 ubiquitin-protein transferase RMND5B isoform X3: MEQCACVERELEKVLHRFVTYGHQSEERLDELLRSVCEIRGQLLAFGVQDADISVLSQTMAQCCKNIKETVQMLASRHKDIHGSVSKVGKAIDRNFDAEISAVVAETVWDTPERQKYLSESIVEHLYRQGMLSVAEDLCQESGVVIDMSMKQPFLELNRILEALRMQDLRPALEWAVTNRQRLLDLNSSLEFKLHRLYFISLLSGGITNQMEALQYARHFQPFASQHQRDIQILMGSLVYLRHGIENSPYRSLLETNQWAEICNIFTRDACALLGLSVESPLSVSFASGCMALPVLMNIKQVIEQRQCSGVWTHKDELPIEIDLGKKCWYHSVFACPILRQQTSESNPPMKLICGHVISRDALNKLTNAGKLKCPYCPMEQNPSHAKQIYF; this comes from the exons ATGGagcagtgtgcatgtgtggagcGGGAGTTGGAGAAAGTGCTCCACCGCTTCGTAACGTATGGTCACCAGTCTGAGGAGCGGTTAGATGAGCTGCTGCGCAGTGTTTGTGAGATACGAGGACAGCTTCTTGCTTTTG GAGTACAAGATGCAGACATATCAGTCTTATCTCAGACAATGGCCCAGTGTTGTAAAAACATCAAAGAAACAGTGCAGATGCTAGCATCCCGACATAAGGACATCCACGGCAGTGTGTCAAAAGTGGGCAAAGCAATTGACAGA AATTTTGATGCAGAGATCAGTGCAGTTGTGGCAGAGACTGTGTGGGACACACCTGAAAGACAGAAATACCTGAGTGAGAGTATTGTGGAGCATCTGTATAGACAAGGGATGCTAAGTGTAGCAGAGGATCTTTGCCAG GAGTCTGGTGTTGTCATAGACATGAGTATGAAACAGCCTTTTTTGGAGCTGAACCGGATCCTTGAAGCATTGCGGATGCAGGACCTCAGGCCAGCATTAGA GTGGGCTGTGACAAATCGACAGCGCCTTCTGGACTTAAACAGCAGTTTGGAATTTAAGCTACACCGCTTGTACTTTATCAGTCTGCTCAGCGGAGGCATCACTAATCAAATGGAGGCTCTACAGTATGCCAGACATTTCCAGCCTTTTGCCTCTCAGCACCAGAGAG ATATTCAAATCCTGATGGGTAGTCTGGTGTACCTAAGACATGGCATTGAGAACTCTCCATACCGAAGTCTTCTTGAAACAAATCAGTGGGCTGAGATCTGTAACATCTTCACCAGAGATGCCTGCGCTTTACTGGGCCTCTCTGTGGAGTCTCCTCTTAGTGTTAG TTTTGCATCAGGCTGTATGGCTTTGCCCGTGCTGATGAACATAAAGCAGGTGATAGAACAAAGACAGTGTAGTGGGGTCTGGACACACAAGGACGAACTGCCC ATTGAAATTGACCTTGGGAAGAAGTGCTGGTACCACTCTGTGTTCGCCTGTCCTATTCTTCGGCAACAAACCTCAGAGAGCAACCCCCCAATGAAGCTCATCTGTGGCCATGTCATCTCCAGAGATGCCCTCAATAAACTGACCAATGCTGGGAA GTTAAAATGCCCTTACTGCCCCATGGAGCAGAATCCATCACATGCCAAGCAGATATACTTTTGA
- the rmnd5b gene encoding E3 ubiquitin-protein transferase RMND5B isoform X1 gives MSTNLQHLSYIKPLGTMEQCACVERELEKVLHRFVTYGHQSEERLDELLRSVCEIRGQLLAFGVQDADISVLSQTMAQCCKNIKETVQMLASRHKDIHGSVSKVGKAIDRNFDAEISAVVAETVWDTPERQKYLSESIVEHLYRQGMLSVAEDLCQESGVVIDMSMKQPFLELNRILEALRMQDLRPALEWAVTNRQRLLDLNSSLEFKLHRLYFISLLSGGITNQMEALQYARHFQPFASQHQRDIQILMGSLVYLRHGIENSPYRSLLETNQWAEICNIFTRDACALLGLSVESPLSVSFASGCMALPVLMNIKQVIEQRQCSGVWTHKDELPIEIDLGKKCWYHSVFACPILRQQTSESNPPMKLICGHVISRDALNKLTNAGKLKCPYCPMEQNPSHAKQIYF, from the exons ATGTCTACAAATTTACAGCACTTGTCATACATCAAACCAC TTGGAACTATGGagcagtgtgcatgtgtggagcGGGAGTTGGAGAAAGTGCTCCACCGCTTCGTAACGTATGGTCACCAGTCTGAGGAGCGGTTAGATGAGCTGCTGCGCAGTGTTTGTGAGATACGAGGACAGCTTCTTGCTTTTG GAGTACAAGATGCAGACATATCAGTCTTATCTCAGACAATGGCCCAGTGTTGTAAAAACATCAAAGAAACAGTGCAGATGCTAGCATCCCGACATAAGGACATCCACGGCAGTGTGTCAAAAGTGGGCAAAGCAATTGACAGA AATTTTGATGCAGAGATCAGTGCAGTTGTGGCAGAGACTGTGTGGGACACACCTGAAAGACAGAAATACCTGAGTGAGAGTATTGTGGAGCATCTGTATAGACAAGGGATGCTAAGTGTAGCAGAGGATCTTTGCCAG GAGTCTGGTGTTGTCATAGACATGAGTATGAAACAGCCTTTTTTGGAGCTGAACCGGATCCTTGAAGCATTGCGGATGCAGGACCTCAGGCCAGCATTAGA GTGGGCTGTGACAAATCGACAGCGCCTTCTGGACTTAAACAGCAGTTTGGAATTTAAGCTACACCGCTTGTACTTTATCAGTCTGCTCAGCGGAGGCATCACTAATCAAATGGAGGCTCTACAGTATGCCAGACATTTCCAGCCTTTTGCCTCTCAGCACCAGAGAG ATATTCAAATCCTGATGGGTAGTCTGGTGTACCTAAGACATGGCATTGAGAACTCTCCATACCGAAGTCTTCTTGAAACAAATCAGTGGGCTGAGATCTGTAACATCTTCACCAGAGATGCCTGCGCTTTACTGGGCCTCTCTGTGGAGTCTCCTCTTAGTGTTAG TTTTGCATCAGGCTGTATGGCTTTGCCCGTGCTGATGAACATAAAGCAGGTGATAGAACAAAGACAGTGTAGTGGGGTCTGGACACACAAGGACGAACTGCCC ATTGAAATTGACCTTGGGAAGAAGTGCTGGTACCACTCTGTGTTCGCCTGTCCTATTCTTCGGCAACAAACCTCAGAGAGCAACCCCCCAATGAAGCTCATCTGTGGCCATGTCATCTCCAGAGATGCCCTCAATAAACTGACCAATGCTGGGAA GTTAAAATGCCCTTACTGCCCCATGGAGCAGAATCCATCACATGCCAAGCAGATATACTTTTGA